A single genomic interval of Streptococcus oralis subsp. dentisani harbors:
- the comGC gene encoding competence type IV pilus major pilin ComGC, which produces MKKLMTNLKKAKAKAFTLVEMLVVLLIISVLLLLFVPNLTKQKDAVNDKGKAAVVKVVESQAELYSLDKNEDASLSKLQADGRITAEQAKAYKEYHAKQKTSQTVAD; this is translated from the coding sequence ATGAAAAAACTTATGACAAATTTGAAAAAAGCCAAGGCGAAAGCCTTTACTCTCGTGGAAATGTTGGTGGTCCTTTTAATCATTAGCGTACTTCTCTTGCTCTTTGTGCCTAATTTGACCAAACAAAAGGATGCAGTGAATGACAAAGGAAAAGCTGCTGTTGTTAAGGTGGTGGAAAGTCAGGCAGAACTCTATAGTCTGGACAAGAATGAAGATGCTAGCCTAAGCAAATTACAGGCAGACGGTCGCATCACAGCAGAGCAAGCCAAGGCTTATAAAGAATACCATGCAAAACAAAAAACAAGTCAAACTGTTGCGGATTAA
- the comGD gene encoding competence type IV pilus minor pilin ComGD has translation MQNKKQVKLLRIKAFTMLESLLVLGLVSIIALGLSGSVQSSFAAVEEQIFFMEFEELYRETQKRSLASQQKTSLNLDGQTINNGSQKLTVPKGIQAPSGQTIHFDRAGGNSSLAKVEFQTSKGAIRYQLYLGNGKIKRIKETKN, from the coding sequence ATGCAAAACAAAAAACAAGTCAAACTGTTGCGGATTAAGGCCTTTACCATGTTAGAAAGTCTCTTGGTTTTGGGGCTTGTGAGTATCATTGCCTTGGGCTTGTCCGGCTCAGTTCAGTCCAGTTTTGCAGCGGTAGAGGAGCAGATTTTCTTTATGGAATTTGAAGAACTCTATCGGGAAACTCAAAAACGCAGTCTAGCCAGTCAGCAAAAGACCAGCTTGAACTTAGATGGGCAGACAATCAACAATGGTAGTCAGAAGTTGACTGTTCCCAAAGGGATTCAGGCACCATCTGGACAAACGATTCATTTTGACCGAGCTGGGGGCAATTCCTCTCTAGCTAAGGTTGAATTTCAGACTAGCAAAGGAGCGATTCGTTACCAATTATATCTAGGAAATGGAAAAATTAAACGCATTAAGGAAACTAAAAATTAA
- the comGE gene encoding competence type IV pilus minor pilin ComGE, whose product MEKLNALRKLKIKAVILLEAVVALAIFASIATLLLGQIQKNRQEEAEILQKEEVLRVAKMALQTGQNQVKVNGVEIQVYSNEKGLEVYYGSEKLLDLKER is encoded by the coding sequence ATGGAAAAATTAAACGCATTAAGGAAACTAAAAATTAAGGCAGTGATCTTACTAGAAGCAGTAGTAGCGCTAGCCATATTTGCCAGTATTGCAACCCTCCTCTTGGGACAAATTCAGAAAAATAGACAAGAAGAGGCAGAAATCTTGCAAAAAGAGGAAGTCTTACGTGTGGCTAAGATGGCTCTGCAAACAGGTCAAAATCAGGTAAAGGTAAATGGAGTGGAGATTCAGGTGTATTCTAATGAAAAAGGATTGGAGGTCTACTATGGTTCAGAGAAATTGCTCGACCTTAAAGAGCGGTAA
- the comGF gene encoding competence type IV pilus minor pilin ComGF codes for MVQRNCSTLKSGKVRAFTLLESLVALIVISGSLLLFQAMSQLLISEVRYQQQSEQKEWLLFVEQLEAELERSQFEKVEGNRIYMKQDGKEIAVGKSKLDDFRKTDSSGRGYQPMVYGLKSAQITEENHLVRFHFQFQKGLEREFIYRVEKAKS; via the coding sequence ATGGTTCAGAGAAATTGCTCGACCTTAAAGAGCGGTAAGGTAAGAGCATTCACTCTTTTAGAATCTCTGGTTGCCCTTATCGTCATTAGCGGTAGCTTGCTCCTCTTTCAAGCCATGAGTCAGCTCCTCATTTCAGAAGTTCGTTACCAGCAACAAAGCGAGCAAAAGGAGTGGCTCTTGTTTGTGGAACAGCTGGAGGCGGAGTTAGAGCGTTCGCAGTTCGAAAAGGTGGAAGGCAATCGTATTTATATGAAGCAGGATGGCAAGGAAATTGCGGTAGGCAAGTCTAAATTAGATGATTTTCGGAAGACCGATAGCAGTGGCCGGGGCTATCAGCCTATGGTTTATGGATTGAAATCAGCACAAATCACAGAGGAAAATCACTTGGTTCGCTTTCATTTCCAATTTCAAAAGGGCTTAGAAAGGGAGTTCATCTATCGTGTGGAAAAAGCAAAAAGTTAA
- the comGG gene encoding competence type IV pilus minor pilin ComGG, which produces MWKKQKVKAGVLLYAVTMAAIFSLLLQFYLNRQVAHRKDFALNKEKLAAFAMAKRSKDKVEQESGERVFNLGKVRYQNTKTGFATSVRMNKGNYEFLFPPMKTQEKKTAKKEEVATDSSQEPNQKKTENKADKKDNS; this is translated from the coding sequence GTGTGGAAAAAGCAAAAAGTTAAGGCAGGCGTTCTCTTATATGCAGTCACCATGGCAGCTATCTTTAGTCTTTTGTTGCAGTTTTATTTGAATCGGCAAGTAGCCCATCGCAAAGACTTTGCCCTAAACAAAGAAAAGTTGGCCGCTTTTGCTATGGCCAAGCGAAGTAAAGATAAGGTTGAGCAAGAAAGTGGGGAACGAGTCTTCAACTTAGGAAAAGTCAGGTATCAAAATACGAAAACAGGTTTTGCAACAAGTGTTCGTATGAATAAGGGCAACTATGAATTTCTCTTTCCTCCGATGAAAACCCAAGAGAAGAAAACAGCTAAAAAGGAAGAGGTAGCGACTGATTCAAGCCAAGAACCAAATCAGAAAAAAACAGAAAATAAGGCAGATAAGAAAGACAATTCCTAG
- a CDS encoding class I SAM-dependent methyltransferase, with protein MKHDFNHKAETFDSPKNIFLANLVCQAVEKQIDLLSDKEILDFGGGTGLLALPLAKQAKSVTIVDISEKMLEQARLKTYQQEIRNLQLLEQDLLVNPLEQQFDLIVVSRVLHHMPNLDATLAMFHHHLRENGQVLIADFVKTDTNHHGFDLAELETKLAQFGFSSIDSQILYSAEGLFLGNYAELFLTVAQKSLAD; from the coding sequence ATGAAACATGATTTTAATCACAAAGCAGAAACCTTTGATTCGCCCAAAAACATCTTTCTTGCAAACTTGGTTTGTCAAGCAGTTGAAAAACAGATTGATCTTTTATCAGACAAGGAAATACTGGATTTTGGTGGTGGGACGGGGCTATTAGCCTTGCCCCTAGCCAAGCAGGCCAAGTCGGTTACCATTGTAGACATCTCGGAGAAAATGCTGGAGCAAGCCCGTTTGAAAACATATCAGCAAGAAATCAGGAATCTTCAACTCTTGGAGCAGGATTTACTGGTGAATCCTTTGGAGCAACAATTTGATCTGATTGTTGTCAGTCGGGTTCTTCATCATATGCCTAATCTAGATGCGACTCTTGCCATGTTTCACCATCACCTTAGGGAGAATGGACAGGTCCTCATTGCCGATTTTGTCAAGACAGATACCAACCACCATGGTTTTGATTTAGCTGAACTGGAAACTAAGCTCGCCCAGTTTGGTTTTTCAAGCATAGACAGTCAGATTCTCTATAGTGCTGAAGGTCTTTTCCTAGGAAATTACGCAGAGCTCTTTTTAACTGTAGCCCAAAAATCACTCGCTGACTAA
- a CDS encoding class I SAM-dependent methyltransferase, whose protein sequence is MDFEKIEQAYTYLLENVQVIQSDLVTNFYDALVEQNSIYLDGETELEQVKENNQALKHLALRKEEWLKTYQFLLMKAGQTEPLQANHQFTPDAIALLLVLVVEELLDQEEISILEIGSGMGILGATFLTSLAKKVDYLGIEVDDLLIDLAASMADVIGLQAGFVQGDAVRPQMLKESDVVISDLPVGYYPDDAIASRYQVASSQEHTYAHHLLMEQGIKYLKSNGYAIFLAPSDLLTSPQSDLLKGWLKDEVSLAAIIALPEDIFSIASQAKSIFVLQKKRDKEIEPFVYPLTSLQDPAALMKFKENFQKWSQGTEN, encoded by the coding sequence ATGGATTTTGAAAAAATAGAACAAGCTTATACGTATTTATTAGAAAATGTCCAAGTCATCCAAAGTGATCTGGTGACCAACTTTTATGATGCCTTGGTGGAGCAAAATAGTATCTACCTAGATGGTGAGACCGAGCTAGAACAGGTCAAAGAGAACAATCAAGCCCTCAAGCACTTAGCACTTCGCAAGGAAGAGTGGCTCAAGACCTACCAGTTTCTCTTGATGAAGGCAGGACAAACGGAGCCTTTACAGGCCAATCACCAGTTTACACCGGATGCCATTGCCCTCCTCTTGGTACTTGTTGTGGAAGAATTGCTTGATCAAGAGGAAATTAGTATCCTCGAAATAGGTTCTGGTATGGGAATTTTGGGGGCTACTTTCTTGACTTCTCTTGCTAAAAAAGTGGATTACTTGGGAATCGAAGTGGATGACTTGCTGATTGATTTGGCAGCTAGTATGGCAGATGTGATCGGTTTACAGGCTGGTTTTGTCCAAGGAGATGCCGTTCGTCCGCAAATGCTTAAAGAAAGTGACGTGGTCATCAGCGACTTGCCTGTTGGCTATTACCCAGACGATGCCATCGCTTCACGCTATCAAGTGGCTTCTAGTCAAGAGCATACCTATGCCCACCATTTGCTGATGGAGCAAGGGATCAAGTACCTTAAGTCAAATGGCTATGCTATTTTTCTAGCTCCGAGTGATTTATTGACCAGCCCTCAAAGTGACTTATTAAAAGGGTGGCTCAAAGATGAAGTGAGTCTGGCTGCTATCATCGCTCTGCCAGAGGATATTTTCTCAATCGCAAGCCAAGCTAAAAGTATTTTTGTCTTACAGAAGAAAAGAGACAAGGAAATAGAACCATTTGTCTATCCTTTGACCAGTCTGCAAGATCCAGCTGCATTAATGAAATTCAAAGAAAATTTTCAAAAATGGAGTCAAGGTACTGAAAATTAA